One Candidatus Synechococcus calcipolaris G9 genomic window carries:
- a CDS encoding bifunctional nuclease family protein — MIEMTVAGIALDASNRKTPIVLLKDGTGRRALPIWIGDNEARAILMALENHRVPRPLTHDLLGNILKTCDVLLERIVIHSLQDNTYYAILSLRQGETVKEVDARPSDAIALALRCDCPIWVMESVVADASIPVDRDADEEERQAFREFLDSIRPEDFSQQGRGIEDSSTS, encoded by the coding sequence ATGATTGAAATGACAGTTGCCGGGATCGCCCTCGATGCCTCTAATCGGAAAACTCCCATCGTCTTGTTAAAAGATGGTACGGGGCGGCGGGCCCTACCTATTTGGATTGGCGATAATGAAGCCCGTGCCATTTTGATGGCCCTAGAAAATCATCGCGTTCCCCGCCCCCTCACCCATGATCTGCTGGGGAATATTCTAAAAACCTGTGATGTCCTCCTAGAACGAATTGTTATTCATTCCCTGCAAGATAATACTTACTATGCTATTTTGTCGTTACGCCAAGGGGAAACGGTTAAGGAGGTGGATGCCCGCCCCAGTGATGCCATTGCCCTGGCCCTGCGATGTGATTGCCCCATTTGGGTGATGGAGTCGGTGGTTGCCGATGCCTCCATTCCGGTGGATCGGGATGCGGATGAAGAAGAGCGTCAAGCCTTTCGCGAGTTTTTGGATAGTATTCGACCGGAGGACTTTAGCCAACAGGGGCGGGGCATTGAGGATTCGTCCACGAGCTAG